A region from the Campylobacter subantarcticus LMG 24377 genome encodes:
- the exbB gene encoding TonB-system energizer ExbB translates to MEFLKTYIDLIIFVVLGIMAFIAIWCTIERILFFRKINFGNYPCQEKFDDAISENLTILYIIYTNAPYVGLLGTVVGIMITFYDMGTSGNIDVKSIVIGLSLALKATALGILVAIPSLMAYNGLLRKISTLSNAYRIFKGKNA, encoded by the coding sequence ATGGAATTTCTAAAAACTTATATCGACTTAATTATTTTTGTTGTTTTGGGGATAATGGCGTTTATTGCTATATGGTGCACAATTGAACGCATTTTATTTTTTAGAAAAATCAATTTTGGTAATTATCCATGCCAAGAAAAATTTGATGATGCAATCAGTGAAAATCTCACTATACTTTATATCATTTACACCAATGCTCCTTATGTAGGACTTTTAGGAACTGTAGTAGGGATTATGATTACATTTTACGACATGGGTACAAGTGGAAACATTGATGTTAAATCTATTGTGATAGGTTTATCATTAGCGTTAAAAGCTACAGCATTAGGGATTTTAGTTGCCATTCCTTCACTGATGGCCTACAATGGACTACTAAGAAAAATATCAACCTTGAGTAATGCATATCGTATTTTTAAGGGTAAAAATGCTTAA
- a CDS encoding TonB-dependent receptor domain-containing protein gives MKKYCLSFCVASLLVSSALSQEVLLDSSIVSASGFSQDIKEAPTTINVISKKELESKPYRDVAEVIADIPGVDLFASKGKTGSYNITMRGITGYTLVLIDGRRQGIGGEVGPNGFNEITNSFLPPISSIERIEVIKGPMSTLYGSEALGGVVNIITKKVSDKWETSVSLDGIFNTHSDWGNTFGASIYSSGPLMDDRLGLTLRFREFYREQSNVEYTNGSGQRVPGDQAQSPTKANNFNLGTRLNYLIDDYNTLIFDIDFSRNHYDNKKGQLGTLTKPTDKYDGSLTGGYTDTMQVDKLVTYLSHEGVYEDFSITSTLQYNRVSNDGREVVGQVSQPFLGQNRDIVAEDIIVDTKAVIPLGQSHILSVGGEYRLEKMQDKIANPTNFDQYLLAFYAEDEYSIRDDLRFTFGARYNHHEIFGNNISPRAYLVYNPTNELTLKGGVSTGFKTPYANRLISGTYNYAGQGKFPIYGNPDLKEETSTNYELAAIYNNELFYISATGFLTNFKDKISSSSFKQGENISNIGSCNADKCMKATNHGEVEYKGIELGVGITPIEHLNLDLAYTYLDSEVKEASQSSLIGKPEDGDLKHNIVLKASYNIFNKFTPWIKGEWQIDRYMGDDNINREYYKDVFLTSVGMRYDINKKWSINASIYNLFDKKFDDSWESYKNKDKDVWVNTYNRIEEGRRFYISVNGNF, from the coding sequence ATGAAAAAATATTGTTTATCGTTTTGTGTTGCTAGTCTTTTAGTTTCAAGTGCCTTATCACAAGAAGTTTTATTAGATAGCTCTATAGTAAGTGCTTCGGGATTTTCTCAAGATATTAAAGAAGCCCCTACTACTATAAATGTGATTAGTAAAAAAGAGTTAGAAAGTAAACCTTATAGAGATGTTGCTGAAGTTATTGCAGATATTCCTGGAGTGGATTTATTTGCTAGTAAAGGCAAAACTGGTTCATATAATATTACCATGAGAGGTATTACCGGATATACTCTGGTGTTAATCGATGGACGTCGTCAAGGAATTGGTGGAGAAGTAGGACCTAATGGTTTTAATGAGATAACTAATTCATTTTTACCACCAATTTCTAGCATAGAAAGAATAGAAGTGATAAAAGGACCTATGAGTACTTTATATGGATCTGAAGCTTTGGGTGGGGTTGTAAATATCATCACTAAAAAAGTAAGTGATAAATGGGAAACTTCTGTAAGTTTAGACGGTATTTTTAATACACATAGTGATTGGGGAAATACTTTTGGAGCTAGTATATATTCTAGTGGTCCATTGATGGATGATCGTTTAGGTTTGACTTTGCGTTTTAGAGAATTTTATAGAGAGCAGTCTAATGTAGAATATACAAATGGTAGTGGTCAAAGAGTGCCAGGAGATCAAGCTCAAAGTCCAACAAAAGCTAATAATTTTAACTTAGGAACTAGGTTAAATTATTTAATAGATGATTATAATACCTTGATATTTGATATCGATTTTTCAAGAAACCACTATGATAATAAAAAAGGACAGTTAGGAACATTAACTAAACCAACTGATAAATACGATGGTTCTTTGACAGGTGGTTATACGGATACTATGCAGGTAGATAAGTTAGTTACTTATTTAAGCCATGAGGGTGTTTATGAAGACTTTTCGATTACTTCTACCTTGCAGTATAACCGTGTAAGTAATGATGGGCGAGAGGTAGTTGGCCAAGTAAGTCAACCATTTTTGGGACAAAATAGAGATATAGTTGCTGAAGATATTATTGTAGACACAAAAGCGGTTATACCTTTAGGTCAAAGTCATATTTTAAGTGTTGGTGGTGAATATAGACTTGAAAAAATGCAAGATAAAATAGCTAATCCTACTAATTTTGATCAATATTTGTTAGCCTTTTATGCAGAAGATGAGTATAGTATAAGAGATGACTTAAGATTTACCTTTGGTGCAAGATATAACCATCATGAAATTTTTGGAAATAATATTTCACCAAGAGCTTATTTAGTTTATAATCCTACAAATGAGCTTACTTTAAAAGGCGGTGTTTCAACAGGTTTTAAAACCCCATATGCAAATAGACTTATTTCTGGAACTTATAACTATGCTGGACAAGGAAAATTTCCTATTTATGGAAATCCTGACTTGAAAGAAGAAACTTCTACAAATTATGAGTTAGCTGCTATTTACAATAATGAATTATTTTATATTTCAGCAACTGGATTTTTAACTAACTTTAAAGATAAAATTTCTAGTTCAAGTTTTAAACAAGGTGAGAATATATCCAATATTGGATCGTGTAATGCTGATAAATGTATGAAGGCTACTAACCATGGAGAGGTTGAATATAAAGGTATAGAGCTTGGAGTAGGGATTACTCCTATAGAACATTTAAATCTAGATTTAGCTTATACTTATCTTGATAGCGAAGTTAAAGAAGCATCACAAAGTTCTCTTATAGGCAAACCAGAAGATGGAGATTTAAAACACAATATTGTGCTAAAAGCATCGTATAATATATTTAATAAATTTACTCCATGGATAAAAGGTGAATGGCAAATTGATCGATATATGGGAGATGATAATATTAATAGAGAATATTATAAAGATGTATTCTTAACTTCTGTAGGTATGCGTTATGATATTAACAAAAAATGGAGTATAAATGCATCTATTTATAATTTGTTTGATAAAAAATTTGATGATTCGTGGGAATCTTATAAAAACAAAGACAAAGATGTTTGGGTAAATACTTATAACCGTATAGAAGAGGGAAGAAGATTTTACATTTCTGTAAATGGTAATTTTTAA
- a CDS encoding DNA polymerase III subunit gamma/tau codes for MLQALAVKYRPKNFNELVGQNTVSTSLKYALENNRLAHAYLFSGLRGSGKTSSARIFSRALVCEQGPSANPCGECSQCLASLNGSNIDIIEMDAASHRSLEDIQELIEQVKYAPSLARFKIFIIDEVHMLTPQAANALLKTLEEPPSYVKFILATTDPLKLPATVLSRTQHFRFKQISTHDILNHLEWILEKENIDYEKEALKLIARSGNGSLRDTLTLLDQAIVYCQNDIQTQKITTMLGFLDPAKIEEFYQAILTNEKDKVLEFLKDFEDYEASNVIDEMIFFLKEAFFAKNNLFSMLIYERFFRILSRAKTMLHSSDNDSFVLCVMAFMLIEATYLKSIDEAIDTSDSLKPYDISKNIQQQNLPSAQTAKDEKFNPYESLLKAIYKRDYDLAEVFKKTTQFISFEDDILNISSHAQDEDRKILNNGFKLIKTLLHELFGEKAQIKIQKIETIDTQKLQDIFKTPIKQEVKSTPNLNEHFENFKKDAKKYNSKDETKEALDKLFGTPSIQN; via the coding sequence ATGTTGCAAGCACTTGCTGTTAAATACAGACCCAAAAATTTTAATGAGCTTGTAGGACAAAACACAGTTTCTACAAGCTTAAAATATGCACTTGAAAATAATCGCTTGGCACATGCTTATTTGTTTTCAGGACTACGAGGGAGTGGTAAAACATCGAGTGCAAGAATTTTTTCAAGAGCCTTAGTGTGTGAACAAGGACCAAGTGCTAATCCATGTGGAGAATGTTCTCAGTGCCTAGCTTCACTTAATGGATCCAATATTGACATTATAGAAATGGATGCTGCAAGCCACAGAAGCTTGGAAGATATCCAAGAATTAATAGAACAAGTAAAATATGCTCCATCACTAGCTAGATTTAAAATTTTTATTATTGATGAAGTGCATATGCTTACTCCACAAGCAGCAAACGCCCTACTTAAAACTCTAGAAGAACCTCCAAGCTATGTTAAATTTATACTTGCAACAACCGATCCTTTAAAGCTACCTGCAACGGTTCTTTCAAGAACACAGCATTTTAGATTTAAGCAAATTTCTACTCATGATATCTTAAATCATTTAGAATGGATTTTAGAAAAAGAAAATATCGACTATGAAAAAGAAGCTTTAAAACTCATAGCAAGAAGCGGAAATGGATCTTTAAGAGATACTCTAACTTTATTAGATCAAGCCATAGTATATTGTCAAAATGATATACAAACACAAAAAATCACTACAATGCTAGGCTTTTTAGATCCAGCTAAGATTGAAGAATTTTATCAAGCTATCTTGACCAATGAGAAAGATAAAGTTCTTGAATTTTTAAAAGATTTTGAAGACTATGAGGCAAGCAATGTAATAGATGAAATGATATTTTTTCTAAAAGAAGCATTTTTTGCCAAAAACAATTTATTTTCTATGTTAATTTATGAAAGATTTTTTAGAATACTTTCACGTGCTAAGACCATGCTGCATTCTAGTGATAATGATAGTTTTGTACTTTGCGTTATGGCTTTTATGTTAATAGAAGCAACCTATCTAAAAAGCATTGATGAGGCTATCGATACAAGTGATAGTCTAAAACCATACGATATATCAAAAAATATACAACAACAAAATTTACCTTCAGCACAAACTGCCAAAGATGAAAAATTCAATCCATACGAAAGCTTATTAAAGGCTATCTATAAAAGAGATTATGATTTGGCTGAAGTTTTTAAAAAAACCACACAATTTATCTCTTTTGAGGATGATATTTTAAATATTAGCTCACATGCTCAAGATGAAGATAGAAAAATTCTAAATAATGGATTTAAACTAATCAAAACTCTACTTCATGAACTTTTTGGAGAAAAAGCACAAATAAAAATTCAAAAAATAGAAACCATAGACACGCAAAAATTACAGGATATATTCAAAACCCCTATAAAGCAAGAAGTAAAAAGTACTCCAAATTTAAATGAACATTTTGAAAATTTTAAAAAAGATGCTAAAAAATACAATTCAAAAGATGAAACCAAAGAAGCTCTTGACAAGCTCTTTGGAACCCCATCTATTCAAAATTAA
- the rho gene encoding transcription termination factor Rho, producing MENTKEKKHQRTHIPVEGYKIEDLKLLDLESLVKIANEAEIENPREFRRQDLIFEILKAQTKKGGFILFTGILEISPDGYGFLRGMDSNLSDSVNDAYVSNSQIRKFALRVGDIVTGQVREPKDQEKYYALLKIEAINYLPLKEARERPLFDNLTPIFPTEKIKLEYDPLKLTGRMLDLFAPIGKGQRSLIVAPPRTGKTELMKELATAIAKNHPEAHLIVLLVDERPEEVTDMQRCVKGEVFSSTFDLPAYNHVRVAELVIEKAKRMVETGKDVVILLDSITRLARAYNTATPSSGKVLSGGVDANALHKPKRFFGAARNIEHGGSLTIIATALIETGSRMDEVIFEEFKGTGNSEIVLDRNISDRRIYPAINIIKSGTRKEELLQGVEKLQKIWAIRSAISQMDDIEALKFLYSKMLKTKSNEELLSIMNE from the coding sequence ATGGAAAATACTAAAGAAAAAAAACACCAAAGAACACACATTCCAGTGGAAGGTTATAAAATTGAAGATTTGAAGTTACTTGACTTAGAAAGCTTAGTTAAAATTGCCAATGAAGCAGAAATAGAAAATCCAAGAGAATTTAGAAGACAAGATCTTATTTTTGAAATTTTAAAAGCACAAACTAAAAAGGGTGGCTTTATACTTTTCACCGGAATTTTAGAAATTTCACCAGATGGCTATGGATTCTTACGCGGAATGGATTCTAATTTAAGTGATAGCGTAAACGATGCGTATGTATCAAACTCGCAAATTAGAAAATTTGCCTTACGTGTAGGAGATATTGTTACAGGTCAAGTTAGAGAACCTAAAGATCAAGAAAAATACTACGCTTTATTAAAAATCGAAGCAATTAACTACCTTCCTTTAAAAGAAGCCAGAGAAAGACCCTTATTTGATAATCTTACTCCGATTTTTCCAACCGAGAAAATCAAATTAGAATATGATCCTTTAAAACTCACTGGTAGAATGCTTGACTTATTTGCCCCTATAGGAAAAGGTCAAAGAAGCTTGATTGTAGCACCTCCAAGAACCGGTAAAACCGAGCTAATGAAAGAACTAGCAACTGCCATTGCTAAAAACCATCCTGAAGCTCACTTAATCGTACTTTTAGTAGATGAGCGTCCTGAAGAAGTTACAGACATGCAAAGATGTGTTAAAGGTGAAGTTTTTAGCTCTACTTTCGACCTACCTGCTTATAATCATGTTCGCGTAGCAGAACTTGTAATAGAAAAAGCAAAAAGGATGGTAGAAACAGGTAAAGATGTGGTTATATTGCTTGATTCCATTACAAGATTAGCAAGAGCTTACAACACCGCCACACCAAGTAGCGGTAAAGTTTTAAGTGGTGGGGTTGATGCAAATGCACTACATAAACCAAAACGCTTTTTTGGTGCAGCTAGAAATATAGAACATGGAGGCTCACTAACCATCATAGCAACTGCTTTGATAGAAACTGGATCAAGAATGGATGAAGTTATTTTTGAAGAATTTAAAGGTACAGGAAATAGTGAAATCGTTCTTGATAGAAATATTTCAGATAGAAGAATTTATCCTGCAATTAACATTATAAAATCTGGTACTAGAAAAGAAGAATTGCTCCAAGGTGTCGAAAAACTGCAAAAAATTTGGGCGATTAGATCAGCTATATCTCAAATGGATGATATTGAAGCATTAAAATTTTTATACTCAAAAATGCTCAAAACTAAAAGCAATGAAGAATTGCTCTCTATTATGAATGAGTAA
- a CDS encoding heavy metal translocating P-type ATPase, producing MKCKHCQLSFKQEQMIEKNGNYFCCKGCESVYEILRDNNLEEFYEKLGNQTLNPVTIEHVNKDYGKYIQKTKEGFSEIFLLIEEIHCAACVWLNEKILIKSEGVVEVDINSITHKARIVFDDKSINLAQIIQNIESIGYKASVYLPTKNEQRATQTKRDFYAKLIVAIACVMNIMWISVAKYAGFFSGMDADTKDILHFAEFLLCTPVLFYTGSVFYKNAYYALKFKNINMDTLVISGASLAYIYSIWAMFSRASQVYFDSVAMIVCFVFIGKYLELLSKKRALDTLDHLRSFLVSEVRVLKNGEIKNTDVEEVEIGDIIELKEGDKILIDGVCISGNVSLDVSSLSGESLPLDVQKNDVVYSASLVLSGNALYKANALYQDSKLARIITLLENSSTKKAKIEKMVQQVSRYFSPIILTCALLCFAFTFFVLNLGFEEAMVRMVSVLIIACPCALALATPVSSLVAISAGLKEKILFKEAGVVEDLSKCNIAVFDKTGVLTKASLEVKKHYLDETLDHNELVSFLSLTSHPVAKSILRFLNINQYDRIEFDKVENFQARGYKAFLGNDEWLGGNEKFLKENYIQTQSFENTHFIFAKNKVIMAVFELKDKIRDNSKELIDFLKNQKMQIYMLSGDNSFAVERVAKKLKISNYKASCMPEDKMQTIANLNQVGRVLMVGDGVNDTLALSYAGVGVSLKEGSELAMENSDIILLKNDLKSLQKATQIAKKTYQIIKQNLAFSLFYNALSMPLAFFGLINPLVAALSMSFSSIIVILNALRIKK from the coding sequence ATGAAATGCAAACATTGTCAATTAAGTTTTAAACAAGAACAAATGATAGAAAAAAATGGAAATTATTTCTGTTGCAAAGGCTGTGAGAGTGTTTATGAAATTTTACGCGATAACAATCTGGAGGAATTTTATGAAAAACTAGGTAATCAAACTCTAAATCCAGTGACTATAGAACATGTCAACAAAGACTATGGTAAGTATATTCAAAAAACCAAAGAAGGCTTTAGCGAAATCTTTTTGCTTATAGAAGAAATTCACTGTGCTGCTTGTGTTTGGCTGAATGAGAAAATTCTCATTAAAAGTGAAGGAGTGGTTGAGGTTGATATTAATTCTATCACTCATAAGGCTAGGATTGTTTTTGATGATAAAAGTATTAACTTAGCACAAATTATACAAAATATAGAAAGTATAGGTTATAAAGCGAGTGTGTATTTGCCTACCAAAAATGAACAAAGAGCAACACAAACCAAAAGAGACTTTTATGCAAAATTAATCGTTGCTATAGCTTGTGTGATGAATATTATGTGGATTTCTGTTGCAAAGTATGCGGGTTTTTTTAGTGGTATGGACGCAGATACTAAAGATATTTTACATTTTGCGGAGTTTTTGTTGTGTACTCCTGTGCTTTTTTATACAGGATCTGTTTTTTATAAAAACGCCTATTATGCCTTAAAATTTAAGAATATCAATATGGATACTTTGGTTATTAGCGGAGCAAGTTTGGCTTATATTTATTCTATTTGGGCTATGTTTTCAAGGGCTTCACAGGTGTATTTTGACTCTGTGGCAATGATTGTTTGTTTTGTTTTTATAGGAAAATACTTAGAGCTTTTGAGTAAAAAAAGAGCATTGGATACGCTTGATCATTTGCGTTCATTTTTAGTAAGTGAGGTAAGAGTTTTAAAAAATGGAGAAATCAAAAACACCGATGTTGAAGAAGTTGAAATAGGAGATATTATCGAATTAAAAGAAGGAGATAAGATACTAATTGATGGGGTGTGTATCAGTGGTAATGTAAGTTTAGATGTTTCTAGTTTAAGCGGAGAAAGCTTACCACTTGATGTGCAAAAAAATGATGTTGTATATTCTGCTTCTTTGGTTTTAAGTGGTAATGCTTTATATAAGGCAAATGCACTTTATCAGGATTCTAAATTAGCAAGGATAATCACTTTACTTGAAAACTCAAGTACCAAAAAAGCAAAAATAGAAAAAATGGTGCAGCAAGTGAGTAGGTATTTCTCACCTATTATTTTAACTTGCGCTTTATTGTGTTTTGCTTTTACTTTTTTTGTATTAAATTTAGGTTTTGAAGAGGCCATGGTACGCATGGTTTCGGTATTGATTATTGCATGTCCTTGTGCTTTGGCTTTAGCCACTCCTGTAAGTTCTTTGGTAGCAATTAGTGCAGGGTTGAAAGAAAAGATTTTGTTTAAAGAAGCTGGTGTAGTAGAGGATTTAAGTAAATGTAATATAGCGGTTTTTGATAAAACAGGAGTGCTGACAAAGGCAAGCTTGGAGGTAAAAAAACACTATTTAGATGAAACGCTAGATCATAATGAATTGGTGAGTTTTTTATCTTTAACCAGCCACCCTGTTGCAAAAAGTATTTTGCGATTTTTAAATATAAATCAATATGATAGAATTGAATTTGATAAGGTGGAAAATTTCCAGGCAAGAGGATATAAGGCATTTTTAGGAAATGATGAATGGCTTGGTGGTAATGAGAAATTTTTAAAAGAAAACTATATTCAAACCCAATCCTTTGAAAATACTCATTTTATTTTTGCAAAAAACAAAGTGATTATGGCGGTGTTTGAGCTAAAGGATAAAATTCGAGATAATTCTAAAGAGTTGATCGATTTTCTTAAAAATCAAAAAATGCAAATTTATATGCTTAGCGGGGATAATTCTTTTGCTGTAGAAAGAGTCGCAAAAAAATTAAAAATAAGCAACTATAAAGCCTCTTGTATGCCAGAAGATAAAATGCAAACAATAGCTAACTTAAATCAAGTAGGTAGAGTTTTAATGGTAGGAGATGGAGTAAATGATACTTTAGCGCTTTCTTATGCAGGGGTAGGGGTTTCATTAAAGGAAGGTTCAGAACTTGCCATGGAAAATAGTGATATTATATTGTTAAAAAATGACTTAAAAAGCTTGCAAAAAGCTACACAAATAGCCAAAAAAACTTATCAGATTATTAAACAAAATTTAGCTTTTTCTTTATTTTATAATGCTTTGAGTATGCCTTTGGCTTTTTTTGGTTTGATTAACCCATTGGTTGCAGCTTTATCAATGTCTTTTAGTAGCATAATAGTGATTTTAAATGCTTTAAGGATTAAAAAATGA
- the ccoS gene encoding cbb3-type cytochrome oxidase assembly protein CcoS, with amino-acid sequence MNGVLMMMIGVSLVALFLAICALLWGIKNKQFDDDYKFTTLNDSEDALNDAVILEKRRKEALEKNKNSHKGC; translated from the coding sequence ATGAATGGTGTTTTAATGATGATGATAGGTGTTTCTTTGGTTGCTTTATTTTTGGCAATTTGCGCTTTACTTTGGGGCATAAAGAATAAACAATTTGACGATGATTATAAATTTACTACTTTAAATGATAGTGAAGATGCTTTAAATGATGCAGTGATTTTAGAAAAAAGAAGAAAAGAAGCTTTAGAAAAGAACAAAAACAGCCATAAAGGCTGTTAA
- a CDS encoding cytochrome c553 — protein MKKLLVLSALACLGVSAFAADGATLYKKCAICHGAKADKVYLNKVPALNTLTAAERLQYLKDYAAGKRNAYGQGAIMKINLKGLTEADFKAIEEYIESLKK, from the coding sequence ATGAAAAAGTTACTTGTTTTATCGGCTTTAGCATGTCTTGGTGTTTCAGCTTTTGCTGCAGATGGTGCTACACTTTATAAAAAATGTGCAATATGTCATGGTGCTAAAGCAGATAAAGTCTATCTTAATAAAGTTCCTGCTTTGAATACTTTAACTGCAGCTGAAAGATTGCAATATTTGAAAGACTATGCAGCAGGTAAAAGAAATGCTTATGGTCAAGGAGCAATCATGAAAATCAACCTTAAAGGTTTAACAGAAGCAGATTTTAAAGCAATTGAAGAATACATTGAAAGTTTAAAAAAATAA
- a CDS encoding D-glycero-alpha-D-manno-heptose-1,7-bisphosphate 7-phosphatase, with protein MNYEILKKIHYNFFMKTKALFLDRDGIINIDKKYVHKIEDFEFCEGIFELCNFFQKQNFLIFVATNQSGIARTYYKEKDFEILSSYMLDEFLKKDIKIKKIYHCPHLENCECRKPKPGMLLKAQKEFNIDLSQSFFIGDNLSDMQAGINAGIKNLFLINENYNDDKNYKVFKNLKELLHYLKDRK; from the coding sequence ATAAATTACGAAATCTTAAAAAAAATACATTATAATTTTTTTATGAAAACAAAGGCATTATTTCTAGATAGAGATGGAATTATCAACATAGATAAAAAATATGTTCATAAGATTGAAGATTTTGAATTTTGTGAAGGCATTTTTGAACTTTGTAATTTTTTCCAAAAACAGAATTTTTTAATTTTTGTAGCCACTAATCAATCAGGCATTGCAAGAACTTATTATAAAGAAAAAGATTTTGAAATTTTAAGCTCGTATATGCTAGATGAGTTTTTGAAAAAAGACATTAAAATAAAAAAAATTTATCACTGCCCGCATTTAGAAAATTGTGAATGTCGTAAGCCAAAACCCGGCATGCTTTTAAAAGCACAAAAAGAATTTAATATAGATTTATCGCAATCTTTTTTTATAGGGGATAATTTAAGTGATATGCAAGCTGGAATTAATGCTGGTATAAAAAATCTATTTTTGATTAATGAAAATTATAATGATGATAAAAACTATAAGGTCTTTAAAAATTTAAAAGAGCTTTTGCATTATTTAAAGGATAGAAAATGA
- the rfaD gene encoding ADP-glyceromanno-heptose 6-epimerase, which translates to MKIVITGGAGFIGSALALELQDKHEVLIVDKMCSSVTFENGNLESFGHFKNILDFEGELYVGDINDEKTLNVIKDFKPDVIFHKAAISDTTVYDQNKVLKTNLNTFKGFIELALELNAKLIYASSASVYGDAPSPQTVNLSEAPKNPYAFSKLMMDKLAKKYFDKMHIIGLRYFNVYGKGEFFKNTTASMILQFGHQILAGKSPRLFEGSDQIYRDFVYIKDVVSANLQALEAKSGIYNIATGKARTFQDIVDILQKELNTNYPCKYIPNPYKNAYQFHTQAKLDESFSYKANFSLEEGIKDYLDEIKRLYEKEVNA; encoded by the coding sequence ATGAAAATTGTGATAACAGGTGGAGCGGGTTTTATAGGCTCTGCTCTTGCTTTAGAGCTTCAAGATAAACATGAAGTTTTAATTGTAGATAAAATGTGCTCAAGTGTTACTTTTGAAAATGGAAATTTAGAAAGTTTTGGTCATTTTAAAAATATCTTAGATTTTGAGGGTGAGCTTTATGTGGGTGATATTAATGATGAAAAGACTTTAAATGTCATAAAAGATTTTAAGCCTGATGTCATCTTTCATAAAGCTGCAATTTCAGACACAACAGTTTATGATCAAAATAAAGTTTTAAAGACTAATTTAAATACTTTTAAAGGTTTTATAGAACTTGCTTTGGAGCTTAATGCAAAATTAATCTATGCAAGTTCAGCTTCAGTTTATGGAGATGCTCCAAGCCCACAAACTGTAAATTTGAGTGAAGCCCCTAAAAATCCTTACGCGTTTTCAAAACTAATGATGGATAAATTAGCAAAAAAATACTTTGATAAAATGCATATAATTGGACTGAGATATTTTAATGTATATGGTAAGGGAGAGTTTTTTAAAAATACCACTGCTTCTATGATTTTGCAATTTGGACATCAAATTTTAGCGGGTAAAAGTCCGCGTTTGTTTGAAGGAAGTGATCAAATTTATCGTGATTTTGTGTATATTAAAGATGTTGTGAGTGCGAATTTGCAGGCTTTAGAAGCAAAAAGTGGAATTTATAATATAGCCACAGGTAAAGCAAGGACTTTTCAAGATATTGTGGATATTTTACAAAAAGAATTAAATACTAATTATCCTTGCAAGTATATTCCTAACCCTTATAAAAATGCTTATCAATTTCATACTCAAGCAAAATTAGATGAGAGTTTTTCATATAAAGCTAATTTTAGTCTTGAAGAGGGTATAAAAGATTATTTAGATGAGATTAAAAGGCTTTATGAAAAGGAAGTAAATGCTTGA